From Salvia splendens isolate huo1 chromosome 16, SspV2, whole genome shotgun sequence, a single genomic window includes:
- the LOC121770167 gene encoding F-box/kelch-repeat protein At3g23880-like → MDGWREYLIGVGKQICSDSSANNQLKKIKATTNLQFQTPSLGEIVDLPEEIIQDILLRLPVKSLLKSRCVSKSWNSLISSSRFVKSHLKHSAENADFANHRIIFTLLNPTYTLKQCSVNSLMREPLVVAPNLDFPNLTPHSTVWVVGSCNGIICLAIDEDDVFLWNPATRKSKQLPSAVVEMKPGFYYSWGFGYCELEGDYKVVGLFCDYDDGGLRESVVKIYSLRADSWKRIGDFSFGVPYDDTGKFAGGKLHFAASKGMEFGSSWNIVSLDLESEAYGIVEQPSYGEGFSDFSLELLGGCLSILYVYEMKRTDLWVLKEGEESWARVASIPYSSGLGNYVYSNPLLIMPNGNPLLIMPNGEILLVFSGSFLVYNPKDDSFRWPDVERFFEADIYFESLAPL, encoded by the exons ATggatggatggagggagtatcttaTAGGTGTCG GCAAACAAATTTGTTCAGATTCATCCGCAAACAATCAATTGAAGAAAATCAAAGCCACTACTAACCTTCAATTTCAAACTCCCTCCCTCGGAGAAATCGTGGATCTCCCTGAAGAAATCATCCAAGATATCCTCCTAAGGCTCCCCGTCAAATCCCTCTTGAAATCCAGGTGCGTTTCAAAATCGTGGAATTCCTTGATTTCCAGTTCCCGATTCGTCAAATCTCATCTCAAACACTCCGCCGAAAACGCGGATTTCGCCAATCACAGAATCATATTCACTCTTTTAAACCCCACCTATACCCTCAAGCAATGCTCCGTTAATTCCTTGATGCGCGAGCCTCTTGTCGTCGCGCCCAACCTTGACTTCCCTAACCTAACCCCGCATAGTACCGTTTGGGTTGTGGGCTCTTGTAATGGTATAATTTGCCTCGCCATCGATGAAGACGACGTCTTTCTGTGGAACCCAGCTACGAGGAAATCGAAGCAGCTCCCTTCTGCAGTCGTTGAGATGAAGCCTGGCTTTTACTACAGTTGGGGGTTTGGTTATTGCGAATTGGAGGGCGATTACAAGGTTGTGGGATTGTTCTGTGATTATGATGATGGAGGTCTGCGGGAGTCGGTGGTGAAGATTTACAGTTTGAGGGCTGATTCTTGGAAGAGAATTGGGGATTTCAGCTTTGGTGTTCCTTATGATGATACGGGGAAGTTTGCGGGTGGGAAGCTCCACTTTGCCGCGAGCAAGGGGATGGAATTCGGTTCTAGTTGGAACATTGTTTCCCTTGATTTGGAGAGCGAGGCGTATGGCATTGTGGAGCAACCGAGTTATGGAGAAGGTTTCTCTGATTTCTCTCTGGAGTTGCTTGGAGGTTGTCTTAGCATTCTCTACGTTTATGAAATGAAACGGACGGATTTGTGGGTTCTCAAGGAGGGGGAGGAGTCGTGGGCTAGGGTGGCTTCGATTCCTTACTCTTCCGGTCTGGGGAACTATGTTTACTCGAACCCTTTGCTGATCATGCCGAATGGTAACCCTTTGCTGATCATGCCGAATGGTGAGATCTTGTTGGTGTTTAGTGGGAGCTTTCTAGTTTACAATCCAAAAGATGATTCTTTCAGGTGGCCCGATGTGGAGAGGTTCTTCGAAGCAGACATCTATTTTGAAAGCTTGGCTCCACTTTGA
- the LOC121771574 gene encoding inorganic pyrophosphatase TTM2-like, which translates to MGKDEFTHRKHGLLKNQVRIVKRNDSDRYEVAPIPDNLSFEKGFFAVVRACPLLAQKNEGLILIGVAGPSGAGKTVFTEKILNFMPSIAVISMDNYNDASRIIDGNFDDPRLTDYDTLLKNIHDLKEGKPADVPIYDFKSSSRTGYRTVEVPSSRIVIIEGIYALSEKLRPFLDLRVSVTGGVHFDLVKRVLRDIQRAGQEPEEIIHQISETVYPMYKAFIEPDLRTAHIKIINKFNPFAGFQSPTYILKSTKNVTEEEIKAVMSKDHTESTEQTYDIYLLPPGEDPEICQSYLRMRNKDGMYNLMFEEWVTDSPFVISPRITFEVSVRLLGGLMALGYTIAAILKRSSHVFCDERVCMKIDWLEQLNRHYLQVQGRDRLVVKCVADQLGLDGSYVPRTYIEQIQLEKLVNEVMTMPDDLRTKLSLDEDYASSPKEALSRASAEKAAASTKHLRSGLSHSYSSNREKNLTKIDRRFEDRTSDSQATLTNQGAAAQLSEQIATLNDRMNDFTSRVEELNSKLISKKGSPSSQNIAQAEVPNGSAPTSYFISGLENGSLTGSMMPNSLSSSHLSKDVSFLDELTSIARGQRQVIIQLESLSNLLRENLGERSGRDKRRNRGEITGNRSSRVIAILASVAVGGLGICLFKGLSSRN; encoded by the exons ATGGGTAAAGATGAATTTACTCATCGGAAACATGGGCTATTGAAAAATCAAGTTCGGATAGTTAAGAGGAATGACTCAGACCGCTATGAGGTTGCTCCAATTCCTGATAATTTGTCTTTTGAGAAAGGGTTCTTCGCTGTGGTTCGTGCTTGCCCGTTGTTGgcacaaaaaaatgaaggacTCATATTAATAGGGGTAGCTGGTCCCTCTGGAGCTGGGAAGACTGTGTTCACAGAGAAGATACTTAACTTTATGCCAAGCATTGCTGTCATTTCAATGGACAACTACAATGATGCAAGTCGAATTATAGATGGAAACTTTGATG ATCCACGCTTGACAGACTATGACACTTTGCTGAAAAACATTCATGATCTCAAGGAAGGGAAGCCAGCTGATGTCCCAATATATGATTTCAAGTCCAGCTCTCGCACGGGATACAG GACAGTTGAAGTTCCAAGTTCTCGCATTGTGATTATAGAGGGCATCTATGCTTTAAGTGAAAAACTTCGCCCTTTTCTGGATCTCCGGGTGTCTGTGACTGGTGGTGTTCACTTCGACCTTGTTAAAAGAGTTTTACGAGACATTCAACGTGCTGGACAGGAACCAGAAGAAATAATACACCAAATATCTGAAACA GTGTATCCAATGTATAAGGCATTTATTGAGCCTGACCTCCGCACTGCCCATATAAAAATTATCAACAAATTTAACCCATTTGCTGGATTCCAGTCTCCTACTTATATTCTCAAG TCTACAAAAAATGTGACTGAGGAGGAAATCAAAGCTGTCATGTCCAAAGATCATACAGAAAGCACTGAACAGACATACGACATATATCTTTTGCCTCCTGGTGAAGATCCAGAGATCTGCCAATCTTACCTGAGGATGCGCAATAAAGATGGAATGTATAATCTCATGTTTGAG gaatgGGTCACTGACTCTCCATTTGTCATATCGCCAAGAATAACTTTTGAAGTTAGTGTCCGGCTCCTCGGTGGATTAATGGCTTTGGGATACACAATAGCAGCCATTCTCAAACGAAGTAGCCATGTCTTTTGTGACGAAAGGGTCTGTATGAAGATCGATTGGCTGGAGCAGTTAAATCGTCATTATCTTCAG GTACAAGGTAGAGACCGCCTTGTAGTAAAATGTGTGGCAGATCAGTTAGGGTTGGATGGTTCATACGTTCCAAGAACATATATCGAACAAATACAGttagagaaacttgttaacgaAGTTATG ACAATGCCAGATGATTTGAGGACCAAGCTGAGCTTAGATGAGGACTACGCGTCGAGCCCAAAAGAAGCGCTTTCTCGAGCCTCAGCAGAAAAGGCAGCAGCAAGTACGAAACATCTTAGGAG TGGCTTGTCGCATTCATATTCATCAAACAGGGAGAAAAACCTAACCAAGATTGACAGAAGATTCGAGGATAGGACATCGGACTCACAAGCGACGTTAACCAATCAG GGAGCTGCAGCACAGCTTTCAGAACAGATAGCTACCCTTAACGACCGTATGAATGATTTCACATCTCGTGTTGAAGAGCTAAATTCCAAGTTGATTAGCAAGAAAGGTTCACCCAGTTCGCAAAACATAGCACAAGCTGAGGTCCCTAATGGCTCAGCTCCGACTTCTTACTTCATTTCCGGGTTAGAGAATGGATCCCTAACTGGATCCATGATGCCTAATTCTTTGTCTTCGTCTCATTTATCAAAAGACGTGTCTTTTCTCGACGAG CTAACAAGTATAGCACGAGGCCAACGCCAAGTAATCATTCAGCTAGAGAGCCTCAGCAATCTTCTCCGTGAAAATTTGGGGGAGAGATCGGGTCGTGACAAAAGGCGCAACAGAGGTGAGATTACAGGTAACAGATCGAGTAGGGTTATCGCGATTTTGGCTTCAGTGGCAGTTGGTGGTCTGGGAATATGTTTATTCAAAGGCCTTTCGTCGCGGAATTGA